The following DNA comes from Hordeum vulgare subsp. vulgare chromosome 3H, MorexV3_pseudomolecules_assembly, whole genome shotgun sequence.
AAGAGCGATGTGGGAGTGGGTCCATGCTTCAGTGGATAGTTATTTAGGCTTTGCACGACATTGCCACCAGGTGCTGCTTTTCATCATTCATTAAGAACATCTATAGCCGGGCGTCCGAAACCCGATTCACACGACCGGGCAGGCCACCCGGTTACAAATCCGTCATGAAATTTCGATCTAGACGTGCTTCTTAAACATGTCTCAAATATCCGGGCTGACCAGCAtccctcatatccagcccaaatatgagGCAAATATGGGGCGTCCGGGCACGTCCGCCACATCAGACCCGACAGTGAAACGCTACCGTAAATTGCATCAAATCTTCCAAATCCTTCCTCCACCTAACATCGCCCTCCAACCTTTCCCACCCCCGAACTCTCACGGTACGACACATCGTGATGTCTTCCAACCCATTCCCGACCGCCGCAGTCCGCCTCGTCCGTCGGCATCCCTACCTCCATTACGTCTTGCAAGGCGGAGAATGTCGTCCGAAAGTTGCGGCATCGCTGATAGCGAGAGAGGGAGGCGGTGCATGAGCTTCAATTCTGGAAGATCATGGTAGTCCTATGAGGAACGGGTGCCGACGACCATTTAGATTAGGAATTATACCTTCAATGCCGGACGAGTTCTCCTTTTAGTTGAATCATAATGTTTGCGGGCTATAACGTTGGATGACGGCCTATAATATTAATGTTCGCGGGCTAATGCTGCCCTTTGCACGAACGAATGCCAAAAAGAATTTGCGGACCgatgttggagatgcccttatgtGTGTTTGTTTGCACACGATTTGGTCCTGGTGGCTATGACACCAATTGGCAATCAACCTTGGGTACATATGCCCTTAAAAACTCTCAACCTCAGACCTCCAGCGTGCAACCGAAGTGCTCAAGGCTCCATCCAAACCGAGACAAAAAGGAGACGAGAGACACGGATGATGATCATCGACCCGAATAAGCCGTGCCGTCACGCCGCGGAAAAGAACAAGCAAGGAGAAGAAAATTATGCGCGGATGCCTCGACCGCTCCGCTCGCGAGGAAACCAAACACCACCTCCACCGCAACATAAACTCCATCGCCCACTCCGTTGACTGACCGACCAAACACTCCGCATTTCCCCCATCCCAAGTCGTCTCATGAGTCATGAGGCTCTTCTTCTCCGGTCCGGTCACCACCCGCCACTTGATCATCGACAAGCCACAGCCGCACCCTCTCACCGCAGCATGGCCGCCGCACCGGCAGGCCCGGGAGCGGGACGTCCGCCCCTCTCTCCGTGCGCCGGCTTCGTCACCGACGTCCTGATCCTCCCCACCCGGAACGTTAGGCTCTTCGCGCCGGTCTTCGCGCTCGTCCTCGCCCACACCttcgcctccctcgccgtcgccgtcctcctcgcccacCCTCTCGCCACCGTCGAGCGGGATGGCCACGAGTACGAGGTGTCGCCCCAAAAGATCTGGGAGCACTCCGCGGGGCTGCAGGCCCTCTACCTCGCGTACGTCGCCAGCAAGCTCGCCACGCAGGCCACCGTCGCGCTCGCCGCCTGCGCCACGCTCCGCGGCGACCGGCCGCGCTCGCTCGCCGAGCTCCTCCGCGGCACCCCCCGGCGAGGCTGCCTCTTCGCCGGCGCCGCGCTGGTCGCTGCTGCGGAGCTCGCGTGCACGGCCGTCCCGGCGTACTACCTCGACTCCTGGTGGAGGTACAGCTGGACTCACCCGGACACCGGCGGCGTGGAGTCGTTCGTGCAGGGCGTCCTGCTGTTCGTCTCCCTCGCCACGCTCATCTTCCGCCTCTGCCTCGCCGCGGTCTTCCCGGTCGCCATCGCCGcgtcggcgacggcggcgacagaGGAAGGCGGACACGGTTGTGGCGGCGCCGACGCGGCTACTCATCTCCATCGGGCGTGGCGGCTCATGACCGCGGCCGCGAGCTGGAAGGAGGCTGCTCTGCAGGTGCTCGTGGTGACCGTCGTGCTGCCCCTGGCCACCTACCCGGTGTACGCGTTTGCTCTTGAATACGGGCAGGCGCAGGGCGGGTTCCTGCTTTTGCTGGGCAGCCTGTACGGGTACCTTCTGCCGTCCGCCGGCGTGCAGCTCTACTCCGCGGTGGCGGCCACCGTGTTCTACCACCGGTGCATGGAGCAGCAGCGTCACGAGCTTGCCATTCCAGTGACGATGAAGGCCATGAAGCTAGGTAATACCCCGATAAACTCTCTGAAATTGATTAAGGGCGCGATCGCCTGAAGAAGAATCTATGATGAATAGCGACCTGCTCTGATCCGGCTGGAAGGATCCGACATTCCTCATGTTCCTCCTGTCCTCAGCAAATTTCTAAGTCCAgttgcaatccaaacttcaaaagtcgTGTTGCTCATCCTAAAAAAGGATCTCATGTTGATTGTGTTGTAGTATGAAATAAGTTGAGTGATCACGGCGTAACATAATCATAGAATTTTCAGAAATTAATATGCAAAAAATGCGGTTGCTTAAAATGGCAGCCTGTGTTCACCAGCATTCACTTAAATCGCTAGTATTTGTGTCCAATGCTCTGTATTCACTATGCTGTTTGGGTCAGTAAAATTTTACAGTACTCCCAAACAGGGGCTTGGGATGAAGCTGGACACTCGGGCAGTTAAAGCAAATTGGTTAAGAGCTCAGCTGGAGAATTTTGGTTGGTCTTTCTTTTGAGAGCGACGCAAGAAAATACCGAATCaaaccaaaaacacagaaaaatcatTGGTAAGAGAAATGAAAATTTATGGAGCATAGATTAGACTACATACAAGTTGCACACAAATCAATAATCCAGATACTCATTTTTGGCACAATTCGATCTCATAGATTAGACTACATACAAGTTTCCGCATCCTTCGTCTGCAGCTGCTCGCCAAGTCGCCTCGGGCATCTCCAATTAATCGCTCGTAAGTGCTCCAAGGTCTTCATTACCCTCGGGTTCACAGGCGGCCTTGTTTTGCCGGTCCGCTTCGTCCCCATGCACCCTTCTTGCTTTACCCTTCTCATACAAAACCGCGGCAGCCCGTGAAACCATCGATCGCCCATTCGTTTTCCTTCCGGCTCATGATCCTCCGCCCGCCCGAGCACCAGTCGTCCGACATAGTCATCGTCATCGCCCCAAATCGCCTCTGTTGTCCTCTCCCGCGTTGACACCCCCGTCGAAGAGCGTCTCGCGACCGCCGGCCTACTTGAGCACCAGCCACCGGAAATCGTCGCCGCCACCGCCCAAATTgtgtcgccgccgccaccgccgccctcgATTGCAACGCCTCCCCCGTCGGAGGGCGTCTCGCGACCGCCCACCCGCCCGAGCACCAGCTGTCGAaaatcaccgccgccaccacccaaaTCGCCGTTGCCGTCGCCACCATCGCCACCCTCGCCCGCGTCGCCTCCCCGGCCGGAGGGCGTCTcgcgcccgcccgcccgcccgagCACCAGCCGCCCGAAATCGCCGTCGCCGTTGTCGCTATCGCCCTAAATCGCCGCTGACGTCCTCGCCCGCGTCGCCTCCCCTGCCAGATGGCGTCTCGCGGCTGCCCCGATGCCGCCCATTCGGACGGTTCGACGGCCCGTATAGCTCCTCTCCGCCGACCGCCGAGCTCCTTTCTCCTTTGCGTCGCCGCCCGCATCCGTCCGCAATAGTGACCAACAACCTATCCACTCGCCGGCCATCTTCTTCCAGCGGTTGAACAACAGCCGCGCGGCCGCCAGCTGGTCTTACATCTTTGTTTTGACCATCTATTGGGTTGTTATTTTACATCTCCGTTTTGAATCATTTATTGAAGTTGAGCCTTTTACGAAAATGTAAAAGGCACTTTTTAGTGCTTTAAATTTTTACATCACCGGTTTGAAGCATTAAAATATACATCATCTATTGCAGCTGCTCTTAGCAGCTTTCTTCTCAGTTCCTTTCAGCTGTACTGGTGCCCCTGCATAAAGAGCTAGCTCATGTTAATAAAAGAATCAATTATACCATTGGTGTCATAACTTGACGTAAAAAGTCAGTTTAATGCTAAAATTTATGACATACGTTGAATTGGTGCCACAACTTGACCAGAGTACTTGAGAGAGTCAATTATTGCTGATACAACACGGTTGCTGACAATGCATGCTAGCAGGGGGTTTTGGAGATGTTTGATAGCATAGACTCCACCCTTTTCTTACAGATGGAGGCACATGAGATCCATCTGTCAACGACCCATGGTATTGTGCAAAAATAGTCTTGCCTGGAGATTCGAGCGTGTGACCTGCCGGCCCTGGCAAACCAACAGACCCGAGAATGTTCCTTATCATTTCCTGGTGCATATACTTCctctgtaaattaatataaaagtgtttagatTATTAAAGAAATGTtctaaatattttttatattaatttacggAGGAAGTAGCTTATACAAGGAGTATTTTTTGTTATTAACCAGGCGAGCAAAGCACGAGGTAGGTGCATGCGGCGTATCCAGTGATGAAAGCCCAGCACGGGAACTGTGATGGCGATAGGGATGCTAGAACCAGCTTTATACCCGCTCTATTTTGTAGAATGAAATCAAGCTGTCCTACGGAGAGACGTAGCGGCCTATACGAGCATCTTCAGTGAGCACTGAGTTGGCACTTATCTAGACGTCAAAATATTAGTCTAGCGTTCATGATTGATAAAATAATTTTATCTTAAATTTTACAtgtaattttaaaaaaaatatatataatgggtCATCTGTTAGTCTTATTGTTTATAATTAGTTATTCCTAAAAACATGGTGAGACATACTGTGCTAATAGATCATCTTTTGTCTTCTCTTAAATAAAAGAAGGCATAACTTTTTTTTCAAGTTCTCTCTTctccacctcatcatttatcctatGTGGCATTTCTAAGATAACATCATTGTACATGCCTAATAGTCCTTTCACCCAAAACTGGTAATAAATAATTTGATCCAGCTGGCCGGTCAAAGCTTTCAGTCGATCTCACGCGGCGTCGCATGATCCAACCTCGCGCACACGTCATGTTTTAGGCGGGGCCTGCTTCACACATCCTCACCCACCACTCAATTCCGTCATTATCCACTCAACTCAGCGATCCCCTTTCCTCCGGCTCACATCATCCCCATTGGTTGTGGAAGGCCTCTCACGAGATATATCTTCCCCCTCTCAAATCTCTCCCTACTTGTCAAAAAAAAAAACATAACGTTTCACAAATGCTTTGAGTAAGCATGCAAGCGGTGCGGGGCATCTTGTCATGCCGCTACGCCGCCCCGCGATTAGGCGCGCAAAATGCCCCGTTGGGATGACCACGTTGTTTATAGCGGGATCAGGCGGTTTGACCACTTTGTCAAGCGGGAGTCCTGCACGTCCCACATGTCGTGCatcgcaaaagaaaaaaaaaggttttCTATCTCTCTCTTGCTTCCTCCTAATCGGGACGACAACCCTGCAAAATCAATGACCTTCGTCCACCTTCAAGCTGCATCCTTCATAAACGGGAGATTCTAGAACAAT
Coding sequences within:
- the LOC123440744 gene encoding uncharacterized protein LOC123440744 isoform X2; this translates as MSHEALLLRSGHHPPLDHRQATAAPSHRSMAAAPAGPGAGRPPLSPCAGFVTDVLILPTRNVRLFAPVFALVLAHTFASLAVAVLLAHPLATVERDGHEYEVSPQKIWEHSAGLQALYLAYVASKLATQATVALAACATLRGDRPRSLAELLRGTPRRGCLFAGAALVAAAELACTAVPAYYLDSWWRYSWTHPDTGGVESFVQGVLLFVSLATLIFRLCLAAVFPVAIAASATAATEEGGHGCGGADAATHLHRAWRLMTAAASWKEAALQVLVVTVVLPLATYPVYAFALEYGQAQGGFLLLLGSLYGYLLPSAGVQLYSAVAATVFYHRCMEQQRHELAIPVTMKAMKLGEQSTR
- the LOC123440744 gene encoding uncharacterized protein LOC123440744 isoform X1, with protein sequence MSHEALLLRSGHHPPLDHRQATAAPSHRSMAAAPAGPGAGRPPLSPCAGFVTDVLILPTRNVRLFAPVFALVLAHTFASLAVAVLLAHPLATVERDGHEYEVSPQKIWEHSAGLQALYLAYVASKLATQATVALAACATLRGDRPRSLAELLRGTPRRGCLFAGAALVAAAELACTAVPAYYLDSWWRYSWTHPDTGGVESFVQGVLLFVSLATLIFRLCLAAVFPVAIAASATAATEEGGHGCGGADAATHLHRAWRLMTAAASWKEAALQVLVVTVVLPLATYPVYAFALEYGQAQGGFLLLLGSLYGYLLPSAGVQLYSAVAATVFYHRCMEQQRHELAIPVTMKAMKLGNTPINSLKLIKGAIA